One part of the Streptomyces nigra genome encodes these proteins:
- a CDS encoding deoxyxylulose-5-phosphate synthase, producing the protein MSHGKTAFVCLPCRASYKQPYDRDRPQRICPRCARPLIHAGSAFAPPPRRDRDAWRVLSVLLHAGVGFHKSCCGGPGYRPRTLREVRERLTYARRTGEPFARALAG; encoded by the coding sequence ATGTCCCACGGCAAAACCGCGTTCGTCTGCCTCCCCTGCAGGGCCTCGTACAAGCAGCCCTACGACCGGGACCGGCCCCAGCGGATCTGCCCGCGCTGCGCCCGGCCGCTGATCCACGCGGGATCGGCCTTCGCCCCGCCGCCGCGCCGCGACCGTGACGCGTGGCGCGTGCTCAGCGTTCTGCTGCACGCGGGCGTCGGCTTCCACAAGAGCTGCTGCGGCGGGCCGGGGTACCGGCCGCGCACCCTGCGGGAGGTACGTGAACGGCTGACGTACGCCCGCCGCACGGGCGAGCCCTTCGCACGGGCGCTCGCGGGCTAG
- a CDS encoding DUF5302 domain-containing protein, translating to MTAEQPATEGSEPADAEKSSLTPDADGAYDLKAKFREALARRRGAQAEAAEVAGHPNASKVRGAHGPAASQRSFRRKSGG from the coding sequence ATGACCGCAGAGCAGCCCGCCACGGAAGGTTCGGAACCGGCCGACGCCGAGAAGTCCTCCCTGACGCCGGACGCCGACGGCGCCTACGACCTGAAGGCCAAGTTCCGCGAAGCCCTCGCCCGCCGGCGCGGCGCGCAGGCGGAGGCGGCCGAGGTCGCCGGCCACCCGAACGCGTCGAAGGTGCGCGGCGCTCACGGCCCGGCCGCGAGCCAGCGGTCGTTCCGCCGGAAGAGCGGCGGCTGA
- a CDS encoding SAM-dependent methyltransferase: protein MESSESSPADIVARLQTDRPHSARVWNYLLGGKDNYPVDSEVGDVILSTFPEFAAVARLQRRFLARAVRFLVREAGVRQFLDIGRGLPTADNTHELAQRIAPESRIVYVDNDPLVLVHAEALLTSSEEGACAYVDADVRDPERILAQAAKTLDFSRPVALTLLGIMGQISDDDRPGDLVSALLAGLPAGSWLALSDGTNTNEALNTAVAAYNHQSANTYHLRSPQEIASYFDGLDLVEPGVVATAFWRPDPDAPETDAPDVSVAGVAAKH, encoded by the coding sequence ATGGAATCCTCGGAATCTTCGCCTGCCGACATCGTGGCCAGGCTGCAGACCGATCGCCCGCACTCGGCGCGGGTGTGGAACTACCTGCTCGGCGGCAAGGACAACTACCCCGTCGACAGCGAGGTCGGGGACGTCATCCTGTCGACGTTCCCGGAATTCGCCGCCGTCGCCCGGCTGCAGCGGCGGTTCCTCGCGCGGGCCGTGCGCTTCCTGGTGCGGGAGGCCGGCGTCCGGCAGTTCCTGGACATCGGGAGGGGCCTGCCCACCGCGGACAACACGCACGAGCTGGCCCAGCGCATCGCGCCCGAGAGCCGCATCGTCTACGTGGACAACGACCCGCTCGTCCTGGTGCACGCCGAGGCGCTGCTCACCAGCAGCGAGGAGGGGGCCTGCGCCTACGTCGACGCGGACGTCCGCGACCCCGAGCGGATCCTGGCCCAGGCTGCCAAGACGCTCGACTTCAGCCGCCCGGTCGCCCTCACCCTGCTGGGCATCATGGGGCAGATCTCGGACGACGACCGGCCGGGCGACCTGGTGAGCGCCCTGCTGGCGGGGCTGCCCGCGGGCAGCTGGCTGGCGCTGAGCGACGGCACGAACACCAACGAGGCGCTGAACACGGCGGTCGCGGCGTACAACCACCAGTCGGCGAACACCTACCACCTCCGGTCGCCGCAGGAGATCGCCTCCTACTTCGACGGCCTGGACCTGGTCGAGCCAGGGGTCGTCGCCACGGCCTTCTGGCGCCCGGACCCGGACGCGCCCGAGACCGACGCGCCCGACGTCTCCGTCGCCGGCGTCGCGGCCAAGCACTGA
- a CDS encoding SDR family NAD(P)-dependent oxidoreductase yields the protein MTSHDAPGTALATGASSGIGWEYATRLAGRGRKVVLVARRAERLESPTQVLRAARATGVETLVADLARPSDLARRR from the coding sequence ATGACCTCGCACGACGCCCCCGGCACGGCCCTCGCGACGGGGGCCTCCTCCGGCATCGGATGGGAGTACGCGACCCGGCTGGCCGGACGCGGCCGGAAGGTGGTCCTGGTCGCCCGGCGGGCCGAGCGCCTGGAGTCTCCGACCCAGGTACTGCGTGCGGCGCGCGCGACGGGCGTCGAGACCCTGGTGGCGGATCTCGCCCGCCCCTCCGACCTGGCCCGGAGGCGGTGA